The following is a genomic window from Deltaproteobacteria bacterium.
CAAATACCGATCATTCCGACTCACTTCCGGTTTCAATTTCCGAAAGGCGCTTCTTGATGGACTCCAGTTCCGACTGCAATGCCTCGGCCTGGTTTTTCAACGCCTGCTTCTCCAGGTCAGGGTCGGGGTTCCCGTATGGTGTGGGGTAGCCGTAAGGCGCTTCATACGCCCCGAAACGCGTCCATCCCGGCCGGCCCGCGGCGAAAAATCCATACCGCCCTCCTCCCCGGCCGCCACCGCCGAAGCCGCGGCCCACGAAGCACCGTCCTCGTCCGAAGCCCATACCGAAGCCGCGTCCCGGGAGGGGATTCGCATACCCCGGCGCATCGTAACCCGAGCACCATCCCGCGGCGCGTCCGGTCCTTGACCCCATTCCCGTGGGTCCTGTCCTGTCTCCTCTTGGCATAGTCGTGTCCTCCTCTATGCTGTAAGTTGCATGTTTGAATCCACCGGCGCTTACTCAGTGATCGAAGAATCGTATCGTTTCCCTTGGTCACTCGTATGGATTGACGCCTACTCCCTCATCATCTCCTTCCCACACTTGGGGCATTTCCTGTCAAAGCTGGGTATTCCGCGTTGGTGTGGTTCCTTTTGCCCGCATTGAGGGCATACGCAGTAGCCGCCCGTTGACAGAGGCGCACCGTGTCCTCCCATGCGGCCCCCTCGCCGGCCGCCTCGGCCCTGCCCGCGACCACCGCCCGATCCCATTCCGCCACGTCTTGTTCCTTGCATGAAGGTTCCTTCCTTATCGCTGCCGTGCTTGCCGCGAGCGCCACGGCGGCCGCTTCCAAAGCAACCCGGCATGGCAAAAACGTCTCGATCCAGGTCGTCGCTCAACCAGGCCCGAATCACTTGGCGCAGATCGCCGGTCACACACGGGATAATCCGAATTCCATAGGCCAGAACCATTTCGTGCAGCATTCCGGAAATCGCTCCGCAAATCACCGTCCCGACACCCAACTCCAGCAGGCGAAGCACTTTCTGAACCGAAAGATCCGCCGTGAGTGTCTCCCGGGTTTCCCGGACCACTCGCCCCGAAGAAGCCTCGACCAGGAGGATCTCCCGGGCCACATCAAAGACCGGCGCGATTCGGTTGTCCCAATAGGGAAACGCGGCTTTCATCATTCGACGTCCTGCTCCTTCTTTTCATACTGAGAATAAGCATCAGGTATGCCAAACCATTCCGGATCGTGGTGAGTCATATTAACCAGTTGATGTAAAAGGTTTTATTCCGATGGCGATAGGAAGGATCGAAGTCGATATAGTAGCTTATTTGCTACTGATAGCCAAAGATAGAGCTGCATATATGCTACTGTTTGGAGGTGCGCGAGGAACGGCCGTCCTGTTCTGGAAGGGAAATACCCAGCCGCTTGATTCTTCGGAAAAGGGTGGTTTTGTGAATTCCGAGGTCTCGGGCCGCGGCCAGGCGATTGAAATGATTGCGCTCCAGGGCGGCGCGGATCGCCTGTGCGTCCAGTAGATCGTGCGCGGACCGCACGTCGGCGTCCGCGCCGGGTGCCTTGCCGTGGGCCGTCAACTCCTCGGGCAGATGCCGGATGCCGATGAAGCCTTCATGGCAAAGGATGAAGGAGCGCTCGATGACGTTTTCGAGTTCACGCACGTTGCCCGGCCAGTGGTGCGCCATGAGCAGCGAAAGCGCCTCGGCCTCGACCCCCTCGACGGACTTGCGCTGCAGCCGATTGAATCGCTCGACGAACCGCTCCACCAGAAGCGGGATGTCCTCTTTGCGCCGTCGAAGCGGCGGCAGTTCCACACGCACCACGTTCACGCGGTAGTAGAGGTCCTCCCGGAATGCGCCCCGGCGCATCAGTTCGGACAGATCCTTGTTGGTGGCCACGATGACCCGTACGTCGGCGGTCTCGACGCGGGTCGCACCCAGCGGCTGGTACGTCCGCTCCTGCAAAACTCGGAGAAGCCGCACCTGAAGCGCGGGGCTCACGTCACCGATTTCGTCCAGAAAAAGGGTCCCGCCGTTGACCATGGCGAAACGCCCCGGTTTGTCCTTGGTCGCGCCGGTGAATGCGCCGGCCTTGTAACCGAAAAGCTCGGATTCGAGCAGCGTATCCAGCAAGGCTCCGCAATTGACCGCAATGAACGGCCTTTCCCGCCGCGGGCTCAGGTCGTGAATGGTTCGGGCCATCAATTCCTTGCCCGTCCCGGTTTCGCCCAGAATCAGGACCGTACTGGGACTGGCGGCGATGGCGGGCAGAACCTCGAACACCCTCTGCATGAGAGGGCTCCGGCTCACCAGGCCGCCGACGTGGAACCGTCCCTCCAACTCGTGGCGTAAGGCTTCGATTTCACTCAAGTCGCGGAACGTTTCCGCGCCCCCGGTCGCGTGACCTTGTGCGTCTTTCAGCACGGCTGTGGAAACGCTGATGGGTATCCGGTTTCCGTCCCTGTCGATGATGTACCCGGACGTTCCGATGATGGGTTTGCCGGATTTCAAGGTCTTCTGAAGCGCGCAATCGGCCCCGCACATACTCGAGCGAAACACCTCCGAGCAGCGGCGGCCCAGGGCTTGCTTCCGGGGAACGCCCGTGATTTCCTCGGCCGCGCGGTTGAACGCGGTGATATTCCAGTCGAGGTTCACCGTAAAGACGCCGTCGGAAATGCTCTCCAGGATGGTCTCCGTGGGCGCTGGAACTGCGGACGGTTCGTTTTTCTTGCGCGGGCTCATTGGGCTCATTATGACAGGGGGACGCCGCAAAGTAAATCTATAATTTCAATATGTTATATTCACCAAGCCCCTTTGGGGTGACCCCACCCTCGCCCCATGGACGCTTTCCGGGATTTACTCTCCGGGGATAAGAACGACGGCGCCCACGGTCTGTCGGGCTTCGATCCGATGATGGGCTTCGACCGCGCGGCTGAGGGGAAACGTTTCGACTGCGGGGACGATGGTCCGGCTTTGAATCTTTGCGAACAGTTGATGGGCGAGACGTTGGAAGTAGGTCCGGTCGTCCACATAGTCGAAGCACACCGGGGTCGAAACGGTCAGGGACCGCCGTTTCAACACGTTCACGTCTAATGGGATGGGCCGGCCGTCGCGGTCGCCGATGACTGCGCAGTGCCCGCGGCGGGACAGGCAGGCCACGGCGGCGTCGAACCCGCCGGCGCCGCCGCTGTGCACCCAGTAGTCGACCCCGCGCCCATTCGTGATCCGCATCACTTCGGCCGTCAACCCTTCATCGTCCGCCGCGACGATGGGGTGATCGCAACCGAGGTCTCGGCTGAACTTGCCCTTGGCGGCCGTGGATACCGTACCTATGACCGTAAGGTCCATGGACTTGGCCCATTGGCTGAGCAGGTGGCCCACGCCGCCGGCCACCGACTGGATCAGGATCGCCGCGCCCGGAACGGCCCTGAACACACGGCCGAGCAGTAACGCGGCCGTAACGCCCTTGAGCAGGGTTGACGCTTCGATGTCGGATATCCCCTCCGGGACTGGAATGCACGCGTCGGCGTCCACACAACGGACGTCGGCATAGGCTCCGTGAGTTCGGCTCATATACGCGACACGATCGCCCGGAAACAAGCCATGAACCTGTTCCCCCACGTCGATGATCCGGCCCACGCCCTCCAATCCCGGCGTGCCGGGCAGGTCAAAGCCCGCTGCAATTCCCCGGCGGTGCTTGATATCGAGGTAGTTCACCGCAACGGCGGTTTGGCGGATGCGCACCTGATTGTGGTCCGGAGGAGAAACCGTCGTATCCATCAGGGACAGGACTTCGGGACCCCCGACGACCGTCACCGCCACCACTATTGAGGGCAGGCGCTCTCCGGCCGGGACCGCGGCCGCCGCTTCCGTCCTTTCGGCCGGCCGCCGTGAAGCTGCGGCCCCCTCGGCCAGAAACGTCCGTAACCCCGTGAACCCGGCCTCGTACACCTTCCGGCCGATCAGATCTTCCAGTTCGGCTGCTCGATCGTCCGGCGCATGGAACTTCGAGCGCCATTCCCAGAAAGTATGGTTGCCGTCGGTGACCGGCTTGAGCCGAACCGTGGCCACGTAGTCGAACAGAGGCAACGGCGAATCGAGGATGCAGTAAGTGAACGTGTAATCGCGGTCACTATGCTGCAGCAACTGTTCCCGCCATTCGCCGCCGTCGTTCAGGCTGATTCGCCGCACGCCTCCGACCACGTCCCCATCGAGATCGTTCTCCATCAGACTTCGAGCAACCGCCGGATGCCACCGGTCGTGGCTGTTGAAATCGCGCAGAACGGCCCACACCCGTTCGATGGGAGCCTCGATGACTGCGGATCGAAGGACGATGATCTTCATCGCTGCCCGTAGCGTTTCTTCAATGCGTCAAAACCGCTCTGAAACATGCCGTTGCCCACGGTTTCGGACAACTCGGCGACTTTTTCCGGCGGACCATCGAATTCCGCCCACCACTCCATGAAGCAGCGGTTGCCCTCGGTGACCGGAAACAGCCTCAGTGTCGCCACGTAGTCGCTCATATCCATGGGACTCTCGAGGATGGCGGAGACGCAGGAGAAGTCATAATCCGACAGGGACAGCAGCTTTTCGCGAATCCGGGCCCCGTCCCTGAGCTGGTAGTTTCGCACGCACCCGACTTTGTCGGCCGGGTGGTTGTTTTCGATGCGGCTCAATGCGATCAGCGGGTGCCAGTTGGCGAGTCCGTTGAAATCCCTAAGATCCCTCCACACCCGCTCGGCCGGGGCGTCCAGGACCGTGGACCGATAGACCTTGACCATGGGCTATGTCTCCTTGTCCCCTTCGGGACGCTCCTTCTTCAATTCACCCAACAGATGAGAGAGCTTGGTGGGGTCTCCGATATCGATGCCGATCTCTTTCAACAGATGATCCACAATAGGCGCTTGCGCTCGATACCGCAGGGCGCTGCTCACAAGCCGGTCCGTGAGACCGCCGTCGCCGTCCGGGGCGCCGCCCCCGGCCGGTACGGTCAGGCCGTCGAGGTGGACCACTTTGATCCCCTCGATCTTCTCCAAAGGCTTGACGCTTTCGCGGATGATGCTGTCGAGTTTTTCGACCAGTCGCATGCGTAGGGCCGACACCCGGGCCTCCGGGCTGGCGATGTTGTTGGCTTCGGCCATGAGCCGGGTCCCTTCGGATTCCACCTGGTGCCGGATTCGAAAGGCCTTCGAGCGGGTCTCTTCGGAAGCGGCAAACGCGTCGGCCTCGATGCGCGTAATCTCCGCCCGTTCCGCGGCCACCGCCTTTTCAGTGGCCACTCGGGTTTTATGTCGCAGTTGCTCCTTTTCCACCTCGAGGGCGGTCAGGATCAGCTCCACCTGCTTCCTGCGCTCGGTCTGAGCTTTCTCCCGGGCGGTAAAAATAGCCTCTTCAGCGGAAATGGCCGCCGCACGCGCCTCGTCGGCCTTGGCCCTCGCCTTTGTCTCGGCTTCCGAGGATTCGGCCACGGCAATGCTCCGATGGTGTTCCGCCAATTCGACGGATTTGCGCCGCTCGATCTCCATGGCCTCGATGTCCCGCTGCTCCTCGATGAGGTCCTGCTTGATCATGCGCTCGGAAGCGATACGGGCCTTCTCCATTTCCTCGTTGGCCATGATGTCGGCCACCTTTCCCTCGCGCTTGCGCTCGGCGCGCTCTCGGATCAGGTCCGCCTGCTGCTGGGCGCGGCGGAACTCGAGTTCCTTCTCCTGGGCCAGTCGGGCGTATTCGCTCTCCCGTTCGATATCCAGACTCAGCTTTTCGGTTTCCAGGTTCTTGGTGCGGATCTGGATCAGCGTGTCCTGCTCGATGTCGTTTCGCGTTTTCTTTCGGCGTTCGATCTCGTCCGTCAGCCGGGTCAAGCCTTCGGCGTCGAACGCGTTCGAGGGATTGAAGTACTCCATGTCGGTCTGATCCAGGTCGATCAAGCTGGCGGATTCCAGTTCGAACCCGTTCTTGGTCAAGGATTCGGCCACGGCCTTTCCAACAGCCTGAACGAACTGGCTGCGCTGTTCGTGAAGCATTTCCAGCGTCATGCCGGCGGCGGTGGCCCGCAGGGCGTCTACAAGCTTGCCCTCCATCATCTCGCGCAGTTCGTCGGGTTTGCCCGTCTTGCGCCCCAGAGTCTGAGCGGCCATGGTGACGCTTTCGGCTTCTTTTCGGACGCGGATGTAGAAATCCACGGCCACGTCCACGCGCATACGGTCCTTGGAGATCAGCGCCTTTTCCTTTTCACAGGTCACCGACAGCCGCAGGGTATTGAGATGGACCACGGTGACATCGTGAAAGATGGGAAAAACGAAGGCGGCGCCGTCGATAACGACCTTCTGTCCCCCCAGTCCGGTTCGGACGAAGGCGACGTCCTTGGACGATCGACGATAAAAGGACCGGATGAGCCAGATCCCCACCGCGATAAGGATGATCGCGATGATGACCGCCAGGATTACCCACCCGTACATAGTCATGGCACTCCTCCTGTGGTTGACAACCCACGCAGCTCCGACACGATCCGCGTTCCCGCACCGGCGTTTTTCCGGGCCAACGGTTCGGCCGGGACGCCCCTTAGCTGCGCTTGATGTTGAGAAATTCCCTGGTTTGGGCCGTGAGGGCCTTTTCGGTCGGCAGCCGCTCCATCGAGGAGGCCCCGTAGAAACCGTTGCACTCCGGACACCGCTTCAGGACATACTCCGCGTCCGCGGGCATCGAGATCGGGCCCCCGTGACACAGAACGATCACGTCCCGGCGTCTTTTCAGCGCCGCCTTGCTCCAGGCGTCGATATAACCGACACAATCGTCCAGGGTCTTGGCCGTGCCGGCCCCAATGGCGCCCCCGGTGGTCAGCCCCATATGGCACACGATGACATCGGCGCCGGCCTCGGTCATGGCCACGGCATCGTCCTCGGAGAACACATACGGCGTGGTCAGCAGGTCCTTTTCATGCGCCAACCGGATCATATCCACCTCGAGCCCGTATCCCATCCCCGTTTCCTCGAGGTTTTGCCGGAAAACCCCGTCGATGAGCCCCACCGTGGGGAAATTCTGCACTCCGGCGAACCCCACGGCTTTGACCTGATCGAGGAAGTAGTCGAAGATGCAAAAAGGGTCCGTGCCGTTCACACCGGCCAACACGGGGGTGTTGCGGGCCACCGGCAGCACTTCCGCGGCCATCTCCATCACGATGTCGTTGGCGTTTCCATACGCCATGAGCCCGGCCAGGGATCCTCGGCCGGCCATGCGGTACCGGCCGGAATTGTAAATCACGATCAGGTCGATGCCGCCGGCCTCCTCGCACTTGGCCGACAGTCCGGTGCCCGCGCCGCCGCCGACGATGGGCTGTCCTTTGCGAATTTTGGCGTTGAGCCGGTCTAAAACCTGTTGGCGGGTGAATCGAGTCATGGCAATCTCCTGAAAATCGTTACCCGGCGGCGCCGGAAGGCATAATGTCCAAAAAGTGATCGACCAGCGCCTCGGCGAAGGGCGGATCGTTGATGTTCATGTCCAGTTTGATCATCCGCCGGTTGGGCGCGGGCCGAAATTCGCTCTCGAGGGTGTCGAACAGCGCTCGATCCGCCGCCGGGTCGTGGAAGGGTTTTCCCGGCGCATCGATCGACGACACCCCTTTTAGGGGGAGCAAAAAGCGAACGGGTCCCTCCATCCGGTTGAGCTTGCCCGCTATGAAGCGCGCGAATGCCCGGTTTTCCTCCACCGTGGTGCGCATCAGGGTGACCTGGGGATTGTGCTGATAGAGATTGCGGCTCTTGAATTGCGGCGGCACCGTGTCGATGGCTTCGAAATTGACCATGTCCAGGGCCCCGCAGGAACCCACATAGGGGATCTTGGTGCGGATGATGGCCCCCATGCGATCCTCGCCGGCGCTCATCACGCCTCCCACCACGTAATCGGCCACCTCGGTGGTGGTGACGTCGATGATCCCCTCGAGCATTCCCGAATCGGCCAGCTTCTCCATGGACTGGCCTCCGGTGCCGGTGGCATGAAACACCAGGCAGTCATAGCGCGTTTGCAGCGCCTTGGTGACCGCCTGGACGCAAGGGGTGGTGACCCCGAACATGGTCAGTCCGATGGCCGGGAGCCGGGAACGGTCGACCTCCTGTCGAAATCCGATCATGCCGGCCAACGCATGAGCCGCGTTGGACAACACACTGGCGGAAATGCGGTTGATGCCGGCCACGTCCGTGACCGAATACATCATGCAGATGTCCGAAGGGCCCACGTATTGCCGCACATTGCCCGACGCTACCGTGGAAACCATCACTTTGGGTATGCCCACGGGCAAACTTCGCATCGCCGGGGTCACCAGGGCGGTGCCGCCGCTCCCCCCGGCCGAGATGATGCCTCCCACGTCGCGGCGTCCCGCCATGAAGCGGGTGAAGGCCTCGGCCATGCCGGCCACCGCCGAACCCCGGTCTCCGGTAAACACGGCCCCGATTCCTTTCGGGTGGCGCCGGGCCACTTCCGTGGGGCTGATGGAGGCCGGCGAGGGTTTCCGTGAAGTGGACAGGTCCACCGTAATGGTTCGAATGCGTTGGCGGTCCAGGCAGGACTTGATGAACAGCAAATCCCTGGCTTTGGTGTCAAAGGTCCCGGCTATGTAAGCCGCCTGATAGAGGGTGTCGGCCACGGTCACTCGCAACGCCCCTGCACGGGTTTCACCCGCCGGCGGGGGGACGGAAGCGCCTTCCGGCGCTCGGGCCTCCGGAAAAGCCGCTCCGCTCCACAGCGTCGGCGCAACGGCCCCAACCACGGTTCCGGAAATCTCGCCGGCCGCGGGTTCCTCG
Proteins encoded in this region:
- a CDS encoding DUF5320 domain-containing protein; this encodes MPRGDRTGPTGMGSRTGRAAGWCSGYDAPGYANPLPGRGFGMGFGRGRCFVGRGFGGGGRGGGRYGFFAAGRPGWTRFGAYEAPYGYPTPYGNPDPDLEKQALKNQAEALQSELESIKKRLSEIETGSESE
- a CDS encoding sigma 54-interacting transcriptional regulator, with amino-acid sequence MSPRKKNEPSAVPAPTETILESISDGVFTVNLDWNITAFNRAAEEITGVPRKQALGRRCSEVFRSSMCGADCALQKTLKSGKPIIGTSGYIIDRDGNRIPISVSTAVLKDAQGHATGGAETFRDLSEIEALRHELEGRFHVGGLVSRSPLMQRVFEVLPAIAASPSTVLILGETGTGKELMARTIHDLSPRRERPFIAVNCGALLDTLLESELFGYKAGAFTGATKDKPGRFAMVNGGTLFLDEIGDVSPALQVRLLRVLQERTYQPLGATRVETADVRVIVATNKDLSELMRRGAFREDLYYRVNVVRVELPPLRRRKEDIPLLVERFVERFNRLQRKSVEGVEAEALSLLMAHHWPGNVRELENVIERSFILCHEGFIGIRHLPEELTAHGKAPGADADVRSAHDLLDAQAIRAALERNHFNRLAAARDLGIHKTTLFRRIKRLGISLPEQDGRSSRTSKQ
- a CDS encoding SRPBCC family protein yields the protein MKIIVLRSAVIEAPIERVWAVLRDFNSHDRWHPAVARSLMENDLDGDVVGGVRRISLNDGGEWREQLLQHSDRDYTFTYCILDSPLPLFDYVATVRLKPVTDGNHTFWEWRSKFHAPDDRAAELEDLIGRKVYEAGFTGLRTFLAEGAAASRRPAERTEAAAAVPAGERLPSIVVAVTVVGGPEVLSLMDTTVSPPDHNQVRIRQTAVAVNYLDIKHRRGIAAGFDLPGTPGLEGVGRIIDVGEQVHGLFPGDRVAYMSRTHGAYADVRCVDADACIPVPEGISDIEASTLLKGVTAALLLGRVFRAVPGAAILIQSVAGGVGHLLSQWAKSMDLTVIGTVSTAAKGKFSRDLGCDHPIVAADDEGLTAEVMRITNGRGVDYWVHSGGAGGFDAAVACLSRRGHCAVIGDRDGRPIPLDVNVLKRRSLTVSTPVCFDYVDDRTYFQRLAHQLFAKIQSRTIVPAVETFPLSRAVEAHHRIEARQTVGAVVLIPGE
- a CDS encoding SRPBCC family protein codes for the protein MVKVYRSTVLDAPAERVWRDLRDFNGLANWHPLIALSRIENNHPADKVGCVRNYQLRDGARIREKLLSLSDYDFSCVSAILESPMDMSDYVATLRLFPVTEGNRCFMEWWAEFDGPPEKVAELSETVGNGMFQSGFDALKKRYGQR
- a CDS encoding flotillin family protein produces the protein MTMYGWVILAVIIAIILIAVGIWLIRSFYRRSSKDVAFVRTGLGGQKVVIDGAAFVFPIFHDVTVVHLNTLRLSVTCEKEKALISKDRMRVDVAVDFYIRVRKEAESVTMAAQTLGRKTGKPDELREMMEGKLVDALRATAAGMTLEMLHEQRSQFVQAVGKAVAESLTKNGFELESASLIDLDQTDMEYFNPSNAFDAEGLTRLTDEIERRKKTRNDIEQDTLIQIRTKNLETEKLSLDIERESEYARLAQEKELEFRRAQQQADLIRERAERKREGKVADIMANEEMEKARIASERMIKQDLIEEQRDIEAMEIERRKSVELAEHHRSIAVAESSEAETKARAKADEARAAAISAEEAIFTAREKAQTERRKQVELILTALEVEKEQLRHKTRVATEKAVAAERAEITRIEADAFAASEETRSKAFRIRHQVESEGTRLMAEANNIASPEARVSALRMRLVEKLDSIIRESVKPLEKIEGIKVVHLDGLTVPAGGGAPDGDGGLTDRLVSSALRYRAQAPIVDHLLKEIGIDIGDPTKLSHLLGELKKERPEGDKET
- a CDS encoding phosphoenolpyruvate hydrolase family protein; its protein translation is MTRFTRQQVLDRLNAKIRKGQPIVGGGAGTGLSAKCEEAGGIDLIVIYNSGRYRMAGRGSLAGLMAYGNANDIVMEMAAEVLPVARNTPVLAGVNGTDPFCIFDYFLDQVKAVGFAGVQNFPTVGLIDGVFRQNLEETGMGYGLEVDMIRLAHEKDLLTTPYVFSEDDAVAMTEAGADVIVCHMGLTTGGAIGAGTAKTLDDCVGYIDAWSKAALKRRRDVIVLCHGGPISMPADAEYVLKRCPECNGFYGASSMERLPTEKALTAQTREFLNIKRS
- a CDS encoding ABC transporter permease, whose translation is MPEPLLQIEHLDAYYGKSHILQGIDLQVGRGELVVVVGRNGMGKTTLLKSVLGLPPLVRTGTIFFDEQETVKKPTYEIANLGIGYVPQGRMLFPSLTVDEHLRFAWRRGGASSQWSPDTVYDLFPEIKERAHISGTLLSGGEQQMLAIGRALVTNPLLLMMDEPSEGLSISVIQRVEGVCRHLSAGGMSILLIEQNLEMAHSLAHHAYVFMNGRIARDLTAAALSANRLLLQQLLGATAGEGVLEAEQPEKPEAEGAFEEPAAGEISGTVVGAVAPTLWSGAAFPEARAPEGASVPPPAGETRAGALRVTVADTLYQAAYIAGTFDTKARDLLFIKSCLDRQRIRTITVDLSTSRKPSPASISPTEVARRHPKGIGAVFTGDRGSAVAGMAEAFTRFMAGRRDVGGIISAGGSGGTALVTPAMRSLPVGIPKVMVSTVASGNVRQYVGPSDICMMYSVTDVAGINRISASVLSNAAHALAGMIGFRQEVDRSRLPAIGLTMFGVTTPCVQAVTKALQTRYDCLVFHATGTGGQSMEKLADSGMLEGIIDVTTTEVADYVVGGVMSAGEDRMGAIIRTKIPYVGSCGALDMVNFEAIDTVPPQFKSRNLYQHNPQVTLMRTTVEENRAFARFIAGKLNRMEGPVRFLLPLKGVSSIDAPGKPFHDPAADRALFDTLESEFRPAPNRRMIKLDMNINDPPFAEALVDHFLDIMPSGAAG